Part of the Rhodoflexus caldus genome, GGTTTGCAAAACCAATTTGTTTATGTCCGTACTGAAATGGTTGCTGAAAATACTATTGCTGGCCGCTGCTTTTTGGCTGCTGTGGTACATCAGCGTATTTTGGTATAAGCCTTTTTCGGTAGAAGATTTCTATGAGCGCATTGCCACGCGCTACTTGCTGCCCCGCGAAGCATGGCAAACAGGCGCGCTCACCTACGATAAGGCAGGTCGGCTGGCACTTTTCTTGAAACCCGGCACGGCTGCCCCCTTGCGCGAGTGGGAAATTCGGACGGCAGACTTGGCGGCAGACCTGGTTGTTTTGCAAAGCTATCGGCGTGAAGAGCAAAATGCAGGGCAGTTACTTTCTACCGATGCGCTCGCTTGGCAAATGCAGCAACTGATAGAGGCCGATACCTGTTTAGACGTTGTGCATCCGTTCAATCCTTTTTCGGGGATACACCTGCTTTTTACGGAGCGATTGCTGCTTGCACAAGCCCCTAAAAATGCCATAGAAACCTCCGAATATCTGGAAATACTGGCTGCTTTCAGCGCCATAACCGCACAAGCCCTGAAAACGGCTTTTCGGTTAGACTCCCGCTGCGGCAGGCCGTTGCCTTGTTTTGCTGCGGCTGCATCAAAAAAACAACTGGCGCGCTTTCTGGCCGTTAAGCCTGTTTCTAACCCGCTCTACCTGCAATTTAGGAAACATCTGGCACGCTTAGAGACAGGCCGAGATACGAAGCAAGAACTTGACTCCGAAGCATTGCTGCTGTTGGAAACATCGGTTTACCCTGCTTTTCAAGCCATTTACAACTACTTGGACAAATATGATTGCAGCAGTTCTCTGCCGCCCATGCGCGCTATAACCGATACAGTACAGTACCACAAAATATTTCAGCGGTTTGCCAACAAATCCATTCATCCGCAGGCACTTTTTCGCTATGCCGAAAGTATTACCGATAGCCTCAAAGAAGCGCTTGTGCAGTCGCTTAACAGTACAAAGAACAATTGGCAGACGGCGTATAGAAAACTGAACAACACCTACCACGCAGAACAATTGCAAAACAATCCGGCGAAAGCCTCTTTGGTAGCGGCGCTGCAAGAAGCCTGCTACTATTTAGACACAACCGCGCTGTATCTTTTTGAAACCATCCCACCGGCAAACTATCATCCTTACCGAATGCCCGTAGTGCTGGAAGACTTTATTCCTACGGGGCGGCTGCATCCTACCGAGCCGCAAATCCTGCTGAATCCTTCCGACAGCACACAGATTCCTCCCGTAGAGGTAATGGCTTTTGCTGCCTTAGAAATTGTACCCGGCAGGCTGATGCAAAGGCAGTATCAGCGCTTGCAAAATAAGTTACCGACTTTTCGCCGTTATTGGGAAGAACCCGTATTTACCAACGGTTGGAGCAGCTACATAGCCGTTGTGATGTCCGAGGAAAATATTTTTGAAAATCCGGCGCATCGCAGCGGCCTGATTCATCAGCAGCTTGTGCGGTCTGCTGTTGCGGTGGCAGACATGGGCATGCACCTTTACGGATGGAGCTATGCTCAGGCGGTAGCCTACCTTGCCACTCATACGGCGCTGCCGATTGTTGAAATCAATAAAAGGCTGTACCGAGTGCTGCTTTTTCCGGCATACAGTTGCACCTATCTGATGGGTTGCAGGCAGTTGATGCGCCTTCGCCAACAGGCACAGCAGGAACTCGGCGAACTGTTTGATATCCGTCAGTTTCATCATCAGGTACTTGCTGCGGGGGCTTTGCCGCTCCACCTGACGGATAGGGTGGTTAAATCTTATATTGCATCTACAAAACATCAGCAAAATGATTAGAGTTGTTCAATGCCTGCTCATATGCAGTGCGTTAGCAGGGTTAGGATGTAACCCCGGTGCTAAAACCACAACAGATAATACCGCGTCCAATGGGCCCGCTACCGTTGTGGCGAGCACCGGAACCACGCTGGAACGGCAACTGCTGGCTGCCTCGCCTGCCGACCAAGCCGGAATGCTTTCTCGTCGGCTTATCTACATTGACACGCTGGTGCAACAATACGTAGATAAGCAAGCCATCCCCGGAGCGGTTTGCCTGATTGCCCGCAAAGGAAAAATTGTTTATCACAAAGCCTTCGGCTACCGCGATGTGGCCTCACAAACGCCAATGGATAAAGATGATATTTTTCGCATCATGTCCATGAGCAAGGCCATTACTTCGGTGGCCGTGATGATGCTTTACGAAGAAGGTCGCTTTTTATTGGATGACCCTGTGTCGGACTTTATCCCCGAATTTAAGAACCCCAAAGTATTGAAGCGGCTCATTCTCAATAAGCGAGATACTTCCTTTGTGGCTGTTCCTGCCAAAAAAGAAATTACGATTCGTCATTTGCTGACCCACACTGCCGGCATACCCTATTTGCACCCTTTGCAACTGAAAGCCCGCATACCGCAATTTCACAGCACACAGCCGCTTACGCTGTCGCAAACCATCCCGAAATTGGCACAGTTGCCGCTGCTCCACGAACCGGGCGAAAAATTTACCTACGGCCTGAATACCGACGTGTTGGGTTATCTGGTGGAAAAAGTATCGGGAATGAGCTTGGCTGAGTTTTTCAGTAGGCGCATTTTTAAGCCGCTTGGAATGGATGACACGTTTTTTTATGTACCACAGGAGAAGCAGAACCGTTTGGTAACGCTCTACGAAGAAGGCAAAGACGGAAAAGTGATTCCACATACGCAGCCCGCCGCCTATGCGGACTATGCAACCAAGGGCGCGCAGACTTATTACAGCGGTGGCGCGGGGCTTTGCAGCACCGTTGTCGACTATGCCAAGTTTATGCAAATGCTCCTCAACGGCGGCCGCTACAACGGTGCGCAGATACTCAGCCGCAAAACCATTGAAATCATGGTAAAAAACCAAATTGGCGAACTGACCACTTGGAACGGAACCAAGTTCGGATTGGGTTTTGAACTGTCCGATGCGCGTCAGGCCGCCCTGATGCCCGGTTCGGAGGAAATTTATCGCTGGGGCGGCATGTATTTTACCGATTACTGGATTGACCCCAAGGAAGAACTCATCGCCTTGTTTTTTACGCAAGTGTGGCCTTCCAAACATCTGTTTTTGAGCAAGCGCTTTCAGGTACTGACCTATCAGGCAATTGTGGACTGATGCCCTGACAAAGCCGCTGCAAGTACTTCCCGAGTGTACCGATAGCCGATGTCAAAAATTTCTTTTGCCTTTGCCACGTCAAAAACCTTATAGGCGGCCATTTCGGGCGGCTCTATGAACAAGTGGCACAACGATTTGCGCGATTCTATATTGGCATTGATGACCAAATGGAACGTGCGCTCAATGACTTGTTTCATATTGTTCACCTTCAATTCACTGACGGCATTGGAGTGGATGCCGATAATGTAGTCGCAGCGGCCAACCAATGGCTCGGCAGGCAGGTTGTTCAAAATGCCGCCGTCAATATAAAATCTGCCGCCGATTTCTACGGGTGCGAACAAAAACGGAATGCAGGAGGCCGCCTGTATGGGTTTTATCAGTTCGCCGCTGTTGAAATACACAATTTCTCCACGCTCAATATCGGTAGCATTGACAAACAGCGGGATTTTCAGGCTTTCAAAACTGTCTTCGGCAAGAAACAGGCGAAATGCCTCTGCTGTTTTCTCCATTCGCAAGATGCCCGTCAGGTTGCTTGCAGGTTTGAAATAGCGCAGGATGTTGGTTTTCGTAATAAAATCGAGCATTTCAGTAGGGCTCTGCCCGGCAGCATAGAGTGCCCCTACAATTGCTCCGGCACTGGTTCCTGAAATAAAACGGGGCTGAATCCCCATTTCGTTAATTGCCTGCAAAGCTCCCAGATGCGAAATACCGCGAGCACCACCGCCCGAAAGTACAATGCCTATATTTTCAGGAATGTTCATGAGAACAAAAATACGCAGCAAATGGCAGTAAATTTGTCCGCCTTGTGGCAGATGATTTTGGTTTTAACTTTAATTAAGCAAGCGATGCAAAAAAACAACCGAACGCTGTGGATATACAGCCTTTCTCTGTTGCTGTTATTGGCGGCAGGCGCATGTAAAAGACACCCGCACGGTGCTCCTCCCGGGCAGGTTAAAAAAGTAACGGGCGTGCATCCGGTATCGGGAAAAGTGAACGGAAAAGCTACTGCACCGGGGCAGCAAAAGAAGAAAAACAAAAAGTAGCCGTCTTTTGCCGCAATATTTTAGCGGATGCGCTGTTATGAATCAAAGATAACCCTTTAAAACCATGTTCAGGCGCATTTCTATGTTCATGCTCATCATCGGTTGTATGGCAACGCTGATGATAGGTTTCGGTTCTTGCTCCGGCGGCTCGCGTGGCCGCTCTACTGCCCACGTTAAGAAACATTCGGGCTTTAGTCCCGGCAAAGGAAAAGCCAAAGCACCCGGGCAGCGCATCAAAAGTGCCAGAAGGTAAACGCAAGTTCGGCCTGTTTTGCAAAGGGCAGTTCAGGCTGAACTTTATGCAAAAACAAGTCTTGTCAATTGTTTGGCAAAAACGGCTTTGCTAATTTTGCTGCTACTGTTTCATTTCAACCTGTTCCTCTTCGTGAAAGTTACCGAACATCTGAAAAACGCTAAATCAACGCTTTTTTCCTTGGAAATTATCCCGCCGATGAAAGGCGAGAGCATAGAGTCCATCTTTCAGGCGATAGACCCGCTGATGGAGTTTAAGCCGCCATTTATTGATGTTACCTACCATCGCGAGGAATACGTTTACAAAGCAGGGCCTAATAATACGCTCACCAAGCAGCGGATTCGCAAACGCCCGGGAACGGTTGGCATTTGTGCGGCTATTATGCACCGCTACAAGGTGGATGCCGTTCCGCACATCATTTGCGGAGGCTTCAACAAGGAAGAAACAGAAAATGCGCTGATTGATTTGCACTATTTGGGGGTAGAGAACGTGCTGGTGCTGCGCGGCGATGCAATTAAATCCGAAGGAGCTTTCACCCCTCAGCCGGGAGGCCACTCCTATGCTTCGGAATTGCTCGAGCAGGTGATTAACATGAACCACGGCCGTTATCTGGACGATGAACTGCAACACCCGACGCCTACCAACTTCTGCATAGGGGTTGCAGGCTATCCCGAAAAGCACTTTGAAGCGCCAAACATGGCCTCAGACCTCCGATACCTGAAAATGAAGGCAGACATGGGAGCAGACTTCATTGTTACTCAGATGTTTTTTGACAATCAGAAATACTATGATTTCGTAGCCCGTTGCCGCGAAATGGGTATCACTATTCCGATTATTCCGGGGCTGAAACCATTGGCTACCAAAGCGCAACTCAACGTGCTGCCGCGTATTTTCCATATAGACCTGCCCGAAGATTTGGTAAAAGAAGTGGAAAAATGCAAGACCAATCAGCAGGTTAAGGAGTTGGGCATTGAGTGGTGCATCAATCAATCCAAAGAACTGATTAAGTTTGGTGTGCCGTGCCTGCACTACTATACCATGAGTAAGTCTGATGCCGTGCGTCAGATTGCAGCCAACGTGTTTTAGAGAGTTATTACCTCAAATCTTCCCAGTCAAGTCCTTCCGCTAACTGATTGACAAGGTCAGGATGCTGTTTGAGCAGGTTTTTTGCTGCCGGATAGTTGCTGTCGCGGCATACAAGCGCTGCGGCAAGCCTTTGAGCCGGCTCTTCGCTGTCTATGAGTTTTTGCAGGTCGGTCAGAATGGCCTCGTTTACAAAACCTGCTACGGGCAGCCATAAATCGGGAACGACAGGCCGCCCCGCTGCCCAGCGCTCGTGTGCAAAATCGGAAAGCATCCGCGCCAAACTAGCATTTGCCCGCGCCCGTAACCCAATGATTTTCTGGATAGGTTTACCGGTAAAAATAGCTTTCAACACCATCTGATTCCATGCGTTTTCATCTAAGTAGTCCGCCGGATAGGGGTTTTCTAAGGCAATGGCTTCAAAAACGGGTGCCATGTTGGTGCGAATCCCCTCCGTTACCCGAGTGATATGTGCCTCGGGAAAAGGCAGGAGGGGCAAGGCTTTGTACAGTGCCGTCAGTTCGGCTACATCACCTGTTTCAAAAAGGCGACTGAGCAGATGGGTATAGCTCGCCGCATCGGGTTGAGGTACGGAAAGCAGCAACAGCGCCCGAGCT contains:
- a CDS encoding serine hydrolase domain-containing protein, which translates into the protein MASTGTTLERQLLAASPADQAGMLSRRLIYIDTLVQQYVDKQAIPGAVCLIARKGKIVYHKAFGYRDVASQTPMDKDDIFRIMSMSKAITSVAVMMLYEEGRFLLDDPVSDFIPEFKNPKVLKRLILNKRDTSFVAVPAKKEITIRHLLTHTAGIPYLHPLQLKARIPQFHSTQPLTLSQTIPKLAQLPLLHEPGEKFTYGLNTDVLGYLVEKVSGMSLAEFFSRRIFKPLGMDDTFFYVPQEKQNRLVTLYEEGKDGKVIPHTQPAAYADYATKGAQTYYSGGAGLCSTVVDYAKFMQMLLNGGRYNGAQILSRKTIEIMVKNQIGELTTWNGTKFGLGFELSDARQAALMPGSEEIYRWGGMYFTDYWIDPKEELIALFFTQVWPSKHLFLSKRFQVLTYQAIVD
- a CDS encoding patatin-like phospholipase family protein, with amino-acid sequence MNIPENIGIVLSGGGARGISHLGALQAINEMGIQPRFISGTSAGAIVGALYAAGQSPTEMLDFITKTNILRYFKPASNLTGILRMEKTAEAFRLFLAEDSFESLKIPLFVNATDIERGEIVYFNSGELIKPIQAASCIPFLFAPVEIGGRFYIDGGILNNLPAEPLVGRCDYIIGIHSNAVSELKVNNMKQVIERTFHLVINANIESRKSLCHLFIEPPEMAAYKVFDVAKAKEIFDIGYRYTREVLAAALSGHQSTIA
- a CDS encoding EboA domain-containing protein, encoding MMQPTSAYADFLLQLLICVADEPAIQWIRRKKQELSEKFTAQSFYLAFAAVPRVVGRDELVVSPADRVQAEQLRKGFTPLHWTTDQAARALLLLSVPQPDAASYTHLLSRLFETGDVAELTALYKALPLLPFPEAHITRVTEGIRTNMAPVFEAIALENPYPADYLDENAWNQMVLKAIFTGKPIQKIIGLRARANASLARMLSDFAHERWAAGRPVVPDLWLPVAGFVNEAILTDLQKLIDSEEPAQRLAAALVCRDSNYPAAKNLLKQHPDLVNQLAEGLDWEDLR
- the metF gene encoding methylenetetrahydrofolate reductase [NAD(P)H] → MKVTEHLKNAKSTLFSLEIIPPMKGESIESIFQAIDPLMEFKPPFIDVTYHREEYVYKAGPNNTLTKQRIRKRPGTVGICAAIMHRYKVDAVPHIICGGFNKEETENALIDLHYLGVENVLVLRGDAIKSEGAFTPQPGGHSYASELLEQVINMNHGRYLDDELQHPTPTNFCIGVAGYPEKHFEAPNMASDLRYLKMKADMGADFIVTQMFFDNQKYYDFVARCREMGITIPIIPGLKPLATKAQLNVLPRIFHIDLPEDLVKEVEKCKTNQQVKELGIEWCINQSKELIKFGVPCLHYYTMSKSDAVRQIAANVF
- a CDS encoding DUF885 family protein, giving the protein MSVLKWLLKILLLAAAFWLLWYISVFWYKPFSVEDFYERIATRYLLPREAWQTGALTYDKAGRLALFLKPGTAAPLREWEIRTADLAADLVVLQSYRREEQNAGQLLSTDALAWQMQQLIEADTCLDVVHPFNPFSGIHLLFTERLLLAQAPKNAIETSEYLEILAAFSAITAQALKTAFRLDSRCGRPLPCFAAAASKKQLARFLAVKPVSNPLYLQFRKHLARLETGRDTKQELDSEALLLLETSVYPAFQAIYNYLDKYDCSSSLPPMRAITDTVQYHKIFQRFANKSIHPQALFRYAESITDSLKEALVQSLNSTKNNWQTAYRKLNNTYHAEQLQNNPAKASLVAALQEACYYLDTTALYLFETIPPANYHPYRMPVVLEDFIPTGRLHPTEPQILLNPSDSTQIPPVEVMAFAALEIVPGRLMQRQYQRLQNKLPTFRRYWEEPVFTNGWSSYIAVVMSEENIFENPAHRSGLIHQQLVRSAVAVADMGMHLYGWSYAQAVAYLATHTALPIVEINKRLYRVLLFPAYSCTYLMGCRQLMRLRQQAQQELGELFDIRQFHHQVLAAGALPLHLTDRVVKSYIASTKHQQND